Proteins encoded within one genomic window of Humulus lupulus chromosome 1, drHumLupu1.1, whole genome shotgun sequence:
- the LOC133824961 gene encoding autophagy-related protein 8C-like codes for MAKSSFKLEHHFERRQAEAARIREKYPDRIPVIVEKAERSDIPDIDKKKYLVLADLTVGQFVYVVRKRIKLSAEKAIFIFVKNILSPTAAMMSAIYEKNKDEDGFVYMTYSGENTFGLF; via the coding sequence ATGGCCAAAAGTTCCTTCAAGCTGGAGCACCACTTTGAGAGAAGGCAGGCTGAAGCTGCTCGTATCAGGGAAAAATATCCAGACAGAATTCCGGTTATCGTCGAGAAGGCAGAGAGAAGTGACATACCAGACATTGACAAGAAGAAGTATTTGGTTCTGGCTGACCTGACTGTTGGGCAGTTTGTTTATGTGGTTCGAAAGAGAATAAAGCTCAGTGCTGAGAAGGCCATATTTATATTTGTAAAAAACATTTTGTCACCTACTGCTGCCATGATGTCTGCTATTTATGAGAAAAACAAGGATGAAGATGGTTTTGTTTACATGACTTATAGCGGGGAGAACACATTTGGATTGTTCTGA